In Sideroxyarcus emersonii, one DNA window encodes the following:
- the nusA gene encoding transcription termination factor NusA produces MSREVLLLVDALAREKNVDKEIVFGALESALASATKKRFADEEADVRVSIDRQSGEYESFRRWQVMDDETFETPELHIKLEEARKRNPDIQLEEFIEEPLENIDFGRIGAQAAKQVIFQKIRDAEREQILADFMERNEHLVSGTIKRIERGNAIIEFGKIEALLPRDQMIPKENLRVGDRVRAYLLRVDRTVRGPQIILSRITTEFLSKLFELEVPEIEEGLLDIVSAARDPGSRAKIAVRSHDQRLDPIGTCVGMRGSRVQAVTNELAGERVDIILWSEEPATYVINALAPAEVTSIVVDEEKHSMDVVVEEENLAQAIGRGGQNVRLASEMTGWEINLMTVEQSAEKNEQEFSKIRDLFVSKLDVDEEVADILVQEGFNTLEEVAYVPLEEMQAIEAFDEATVNELRSRARNALLTAAIANEEQVEHNIEDLLKIEGMDEQTARTLAGKGIGTQEQLADLDGDELMEMTGMDEERANKLIMTARAPWFV; encoded by the coding sequence ATGAGTCGTGAAGTTCTGTTGTTGGTGGATGCCTTGGCGCGCGAGAAAAACGTGGACAAGGAGATCGTGTTTGGTGCGCTGGAATCGGCTTTGGCTTCCGCGACCAAGAAGCGTTTCGCGGACGAGGAGGCGGATGTGCGCGTGAGCATCGACCGCCAGTCCGGCGAGTACGAGTCTTTCCGCCGCTGGCAGGTGATGGACGACGAGACCTTCGAAACGCCAGAACTGCACATCAAGCTGGAAGAGGCGCGCAAGCGGAATCCCGATATCCAGCTGGAAGAGTTCATCGAGGAACCACTGGAAAACATCGACTTCGGCCGTATCGGCGCGCAGGCGGCGAAACAGGTCATCTTCCAGAAGATCCGTGATGCGGAACGCGAACAGATCCTGGCCGATTTCATGGAGCGTAACGAGCACCTGGTATCCGGCACGATCAAGCGCATCGAGCGCGGCAACGCCATCATCGAATTCGGCAAGATCGAAGCCTTGCTGCCGCGCGATCAGATGATCCCGAAAGAGAACCTGCGCGTGGGCGACCGGGTGCGTGCCTATCTGTTGCGTGTGGATCGCACCGTACGCGGTCCGCAGATCATCCTGTCCCGTATCACGACCGAATTCCTGAGCAAGCTGTTCGAGCTGGAAGTGCCCGAGATCGAAGAAGGGCTGCTGGACATCGTCAGTGCAGCCCGCGATCCCGGTTCGCGCGCCAAGATCGCGGTGCGCAGCCACGACCAGCGTCTCGACCCGATCGGCACCTGCGTCGGCATGCGCGGTTCGCGCGTGCAGGCCGTGACCAACGAACTGGCGGGCGAACGCGTCGACATCATCCTGTGGTCGGAAGAGCCTGCCACCTATGTGATCAACGCCTTGGCACCGGCCGAGGTGACCAGCATCGTGGTGGATGAAGAGAAGCACAGTATGGATGTGGTGGTCGAGGAAGAGAACCTGGCGCAGGCCATCGGCCGCGGCGGCCAGAACGTGCGTCTCGCCAGCGAGATGACCGGCTGGGAGATCAACCTGATGACGGTGGAACAATCTGCCGAGAAGAACGAGCAGGAATTCTCCAAGATCCGCGACCTGTTCGTGAGCAAGCTGGATGTGGACGAGGAAGTCGCCGACATCCTGGTGCAGGAAGGTTTCAACACGCTGGAAGAAGTTGCCTACGTGCCGCTGGAAGAGATGCAGGCCATCGAAGCGTTCGACGAAGCGACGGTGAACGAACTGCGCAGCCGTGCCCGCAATGCGCTGCTGACGGCCGCCATCGCCAACGAAGAGCAGGTAGAGCACAACATCGAAGATCTGTTGAAGATCGAAGGCATGGATGAGCAAACGGCGCGCACTCTGGCGGGCAAGGGCATCGGCACACAGGAGCAACTGGCCGACCTGGATGGCGACGAGCTGATGGAAATGACGGGAATGGATGAAGAACGTGCAAACAAGTTGATCATGACTGCGCGCGCGCCCTGGTTCGTCTGA
- the infB gene encoding translation initiation factor IF-2 translates to MGKMNVAQFAGELGLPVELLLEQLKSAGVTKQKDTDSISEQDKSQLLEHLRGAHGASKSKITLTRRETTAIKKADSTGKSRTIQVEVRKKRTVAPIPAPGADELVAAKPAPAVEEAKVAKPRKVLDEQEQKAREEEARLQAELAARQAAEIQAKQERSKRKAAAVAEPAPAAAPAAEAVAEAKPAVVAAPAADAVAQEGTLHKPTLKPGDKVARPTKKTEKPAAKDSPWDEAGHKKRPPSRTADTRGGLAGRTGGSAIRAPRHEKHSKPEAAHAFSLPTEPIVQEVMVPETITVSELAQKMSIKAAEIIKTLMKMGSMVTINQVLDQETAMIVVEEMGHKAVQAKPDDPDAFLMEAVDHGDVVLEPRAPVVTVMGHVDHGKTSLLDYIRRTRVASGEAGGITQHIGAYHVDTPRGMITFLDTPGHEAFTAMRARGAKATDIVILVVAADDGVMPQTKEAIHHAKAAEVPIVVAITKIDKPDANSERVRQELVAEGVVPEDWGGDAMFVEVSAKTGQGIDTLLEGILLQAEVLELKAPRNTSAKGVVVEARLDKGKGAVATLLVQSGTLKRGDAILVGSVSGRVRAMLDENGKVVNEAGPSIPVEIQGLSEVPVAGADFLVLADEKKAREIALFRQGKFRDVKLAKQQAAKLENMFEQMGEGEVRTLSLIVKADVQGSLEAIAGSLQKLSTPEVKVSLIHSGVGGITESDVNLALASKAIIIGFNSRADAAARRLAESSGVDIRYYNIIYAMVDEIKAALSGMLAPEKKESIIGMVEIRQVFHISKVGTVAGCYVTEGMIKRSSSVRVLRNNVVIHTGELDSLKRFKDDAKEVKSNFECGLSLKGYNDLEVGDQLEVFEIVEVARAL, encoded by the coding sequence ATGGGAAAAATGAACGTCGCGCAATTTGCGGGTGAGCTGGGGTTGCCGGTCGAACTGCTGTTGGAGCAGTTGAAATCGGCTGGAGTCACTAAGCAGAAAGATACCGACTCCATCTCGGAACAGGATAAATCGCAGCTGCTGGAACACCTGCGCGGTGCGCATGGCGCCAGCAAGAGCAAGATCACGCTGACGCGCCGCGAAACGACTGCGATCAAGAAGGCCGACAGCACCGGCAAGTCGCGCACCATCCAGGTGGAGGTGCGCAAGAAACGCACCGTTGCGCCTATCCCCGCACCGGGGGCGGATGAGCTGGTGGCAGCGAAACCGGCACCGGCCGTTGAAGAGGCCAAGGTGGCCAAGCCCAGGAAAGTGCTGGACGAACAGGAGCAGAAGGCACGCGAGGAAGAAGCGCGCCTGCAGGCGGAGCTGGCGGCGCGCCAGGCTGCCGAGATCCAGGCCAAACAGGAACGCAGCAAACGCAAGGCTGCCGCTGTTGCGGAGCCGGCGCCAGCCGCCGCGCCCGCCGCTGAAGCCGTGGCCGAGGCGAAACCCGCCGTTGTTGCTGCGCCTGCCGCGGATGCGGTGGCTCAGGAAGGTACCTTGCACAAGCCGACACTCAAGCCGGGCGACAAGGTGGCACGTCCGACCAAGAAGACGGAAAAGCCCGCAGCCAAGGACAGTCCATGGGACGAGGCCGGGCACAAGAAGCGCCCGCCTTCGCGCACTGCGGATACCCGCGGCGGCCTGGCCGGACGTACCGGCGGCAGCGCGATTCGTGCGCCGCGTCATGAGAAGCACAGCAAGCCCGAGGCGGCACATGCCTTCTCCCTGCCGACCGAACCGATCGTGCAGGAAGTGATGGTTCCGGAAACCATCACAGTGTCCGAATTGGCGCAGAAGATGTCGATCAAGGCGGCGGAGATCATCAAGACCCTGATGAAGATGGGCTCCATGGTCACCATCAACCAGGTGCTGGATCAGGAGACCGCGATGATCGTGGTCGAGGAGATGGGGCACAAGGCGGTCCAGGCCAAGCCGGACGATCCCGATGCCTTCCTGATGGAGGCTGTCGATCATGGCGATGTGGTGCTGGAACCGCGCGCCCCGGTGGTGACCGTGATGGGTCACGTCGACCACGGCAAGACTTCCTTGCTGGACTACATCCGCCGTACGCGTGTGGCGAGCGGCGAAGCCGGCGGCATCACGCAGCATATCGGCGCATACCACGTGGATACGCCGCGCGGCATGATCACCTTCCTGGATACGCCGGGCCACGAGGCCTTTACCGCGATGCGCGCGCGCGGCGCGAAAGCGACCGACATCGTCATCCTGGTCGTCGCAGCGGACGACGGTGTGATGCCGCAGACCAAAGAGGCGATCCACCATGCCAAGGCGGCTGAAGTGCCCATCGTGGTGGCGATCACCAAGATCGACAAACCGGATGCCAATTCCGAGCGCGTGCGCCAGGAGCTGGTGGCAGAAGGGGTGGTGCCGGAAGACTGGGGCGGCGACGCGATGTTCGTCGAGGTTTCCGCCAAGACCGGACAGGGCATCGATACCTTGCTGGAAGGCATCCTGCTGCAAGCCGAAGTGCTGGAACTGAAGGCGCCGAGGAACACCAGCGCCAAGGGCGTGGTGGTGGAAGCCCGTCTGGACAAGGGCAAGGGCGCCGTGGCGACCCTGCTGGTGCAGTCGGGTACGCTGAAGCGCGGCGATGCGATATTGGTCGGTTCCGTGTCGGGCCGTGTGCGCGCGATGCTGGACGAGAACGGCAAGGTGGTGAACGAAGCCGGTCCTTCGATTCCGGTCGAGATCCAGGGCCTGTCCGAAGTGCCGGTTGCCGGTGCCGATTTCCTGGTGCTGGCGGACGAGAAGAAGGCGCGCGAAATCGCGCTGTTCCGCCAGGGCAAGTTCCGCGACGTGAAGCTGGCGAAGCAGCAGGCCGCCAAGCTGGAGAACATGTTCGAGCAGATGGGCGAGGGCGAAGTGCGTACCCTGTCGCTGATCGTGAAAGCCGACGTGCAGGGTTCGCTCGAAGCGATTGCCGGTTCGTTGCAGAAGCTTTCCACACCGGAGGTCAAGGTCAGCCTGATCCACAGCGGGGTGGGCGGCATCACCGAATCCGACGTCAACCTGGCGCTGGCGTCCAAGGCCATCATCATCGGCTTCAACTCGCGTGCCGATGCGGCTGCGCGCCGCCTGGCCGAGTCGTCCGGCGTGGACATCCGCTACTACAACATCATCTACGCGATGGTGGATGAGATCAAGGCGGCCTTGTCCGGCATGCTGGCACCGGAGAAGAAGGAAAGCATCATCGGCATGGTCGAGATCCGCCAGGTGTTCCACATCTCCAAGGTCGGCACGGTGGCCGGTTGCTACGTCACCGAAGGCATGATCAAGCGTTCTTCCAGCGTGCGCGTGCTGCGCAACAACGTGGTGATCCACACCGGCGAACTCGATTCGCTGAAGCGTTTCAAGGACGATGCGAAGGAAGTCAAATCCAACTTCGAGTGCGGCTTGTCGCTGAAGGGTTACAACGATCTGGAAGTGGGTGACCAGCTCGAAGTGTTCGAGATCGTCGAAGTGGCACGGGCACTGTGA
- the pnp gene encoding polyribonucleotide nucleotidyltransferase: MSHYKKTLSYGKHQLTLETGEIARQASGAVMVSLDDTVVLVTVVGQKNAKPEQDFFPLTVDYQERTYAAGKIPGSFFKREGRPSEKEILTSRLIDRPLRPLFPESFYNEVQIVATVLSSDPQIDSDIPSMIGASAALAISGIPFDGPIGAARVGYANGQYLLNPTKDELVTSQMDLVVAGTAKAVLMVESEAQELSEEVMLGAVVFGHEQMQAVINAINEMASEVGQDDWDWTPAPKNDALIARIAALAENDLKAAYAVRQKQARTQQVDAIRAKVAEALATPEFENVSKNEIGELFSALEAKIVRGQILSGEPRIDGRDTRTVRPITIRTGVLPRTHGSVLFTRGETQALVVATLGSMRDAQTIDALQGEYSDRFMLHYNFPPYSTGETGRVGTPKRREIGHGRLAKRALVAVLPSEEECGYAIRVVSEITESNGSSSMASVCGGCLSLMDAGVPVKTHVAGIAMGLIKDGGRFAVLTDILGDEDHLGDMDFKVAGSDRGITALQMDIKINGITKEIMQVALSQAKEGRLHILGIMKQAMPSVRPEVSGFAPRMIKMKINPEKIRDVIGKGGAVIRALTEETGTTIDIDDEGNITIACVSGEAGELAKKRIEDIVAEVEVGKVYEGPVVKLLDFGALVNILPGKDGLLHISQISHERIANVSDHLKEGQVVKVKVLEVDDKGRMRLSMKALLPQPEAAAPAAE, from the coding sequence TTGAGTCACTATAAAAAAACCCTGAGCTACGGCAAACATCAATTGACACTGGAGACCGGCGAGATCGCGCGCCAAGCCAGCGGTGCGGTCATGGTCAGCCTGGACGACACCGTGGTGCTGGTGACTGTGGTGGGTCAAAAGAATGCCAAGCCGGAACAGGATTTTTTCCCGCTGACCGTGGATTATCAGGAACGCACTTATGCCGCCGGCAAGATCCCAGGCAGTTTCTTCAAGCGTGAAGGCCGTCCCAGCGAAAAGGAGATCCTGACTTCGCGCCTGATCGACCGTCCGCTGCGTCCGCTGTTCCCGGAAAGCTTCTACAACGAAGTGCAGATCGTCGCCACCGTGCTGTCGTCCGATCCACAGATCGACTCCGATATCCCTTCCATGATCGGCGCTTCCGCCGCACTGGCGATCTCCGGCATCCCGTTCGATGGCCCCATCGGCGCTGCGCGCGTGGGTTATGCCAATGGACAATACCTGCTGAACCCGACCAAGGATGAGCTGGTTACTTCCCAGATGGACCTGGTCGTCGCCGGCACGGCGAAAGCGGTACTGATGGTGGAGTCCGAGGCGCAGGAACTGTCGGAAGAGGTGATGCTGGGCGCCGTGGTGTTCGGCCACGAGCAGATGCAGGCCGTGATCAACGCCATCAACGAGATGGCATCCGAAGTCGGGCAGGACGATTGGGACTGGACGCCCGCACCGAAGAACGATGCGCTGATCGCCAGGATTGCCGCGCTGGCCGAAAACGACCTGAAGGCAGCCTATGCTGTGCGCCAGAAACAGGCGCGTACCCAGCAGGTGGATGCGATCCGCGCCAAGGTGGCCGAAGCGCTGGCGACCCCGGAATTCGAAAATGTCTCCAAGAACGAGATCGGCGAATTGTTCAGCGCACTGGAAGCCAAGATCGTGCGCGGCCAGATCCTGAGCGGCGAGCCGCGCATCGACGGTCGCGACACGCGTACCGTGCGCCCGATCACCATCCGTACCGGCGTGTTGCCGCGTACCCATGGTTCGGTGCTGTTCACCCGCGGCGAGACACAGGCGCTGGTGGTGGCAACGCTGGGTTCCATGCGCGATGCGCAAACCATCGATGCACTGCAGGGCGAATATTCCGACCGTTTCATGCTGCACTACAATTTCCCGCCATACTCCACCGGCGAGACCGGTCGCGTCGGCACGCCCAAGCGCCGCGAGATCGGCCACGGCCGTCTGGCCAAGCGCGCGCTGGTCGCAGTGCTGCCGAGCGAAGAGGAGTGCGGCTACGCGATCCGCGTGGTGTCGGAGATCACCGAATCCAACGGTTCCAGCTCGATGGCTTCCGTATGCGGCGGTTGCCTGTCGCTGATGGATGCCGGCGTGCCGGTGAAGACGCATGTGGCCGGTATCGCCATGGGCCTGATCAAGGACGGCGGCCGTTTTGCGGTGCTGACCGACATCCTGGGCGATGAGGACCACCTGGGCGATATGGACTTCAAGGTGGCCGGTTCCGACAGGGGCATCACCGCCCTGCAGATGGACATCAAGATCAACGGTATCACCAAGGAGATCATGCAGGTTGCCTTGAGCCAGGCCAAGGAAGGCCGCTTGCACATCCTCGGCATCATGAAACAGGCGATGCCGTCGGTGCGTCCGGAAGTCTCCGGTTTTGCACCTCGCATGATCAAGATGAAGATCAATCCGGAAAAGATCCGCGACGTGATCGGCAAGGGCGGTGCGGTGATCCGTGCGCTGACCGAGGAGACCGGCACGACCATCGATATCGACGACGAAGGCAACATCACCATCGCCTGCGTAAGCGGCGAAGCCGGCGAACTGGCGAAGAAACGCATCGAGGACATCGTGGCGGAAGTGGAAGTGGGCAAGGTCTACGAAGGTCCGGTGGTCAAACTGCTGGATTTCGGCGCGCTGGTCAACATCCTGCCGGGCAAGGACGGCCTGCTGCATATCTCCCAGATATCGCACGAGCGTATCGCCAACGTGTCGGATCACCTGAAAGAAGGCCAGGTGGTCAAGGTCAAGGTGCTGGAAGTGGACGACAAGGGGCGCATGCGTCTGAGCATGAAGGCGCTGCTGCCACAGCCGGAAGCAGCAGCACCGGCAGCCGAGTAA
- the rimP gene encoding ribosome maturation factor RimP, with protein sequence MDVAKLVETTLAGMGYELVDLEVSGRGLMRVFMDKPDGISVEDCERVSNQLVRLFTVEGVDYERLEVSSPGLDRVLKKVADFERFAGQKAQIKVRVPMAGRKNFAGMLGGVKDGAVQLDVDGSLVAIELSNIDKARLVPVF encoded by the coding sequence ATGGATGTGGCGAAGCTGGTAGAGACGACGCTGGCCGGGATGGGCTACGAGCTGGTCGATCTGGAAGTGTCCGGTCGCGGGCTGATGCGTGTGTTCATGGACAAGCCGGACGGCATCTCGGTGGAAGATTGCGAGCGGGTCAGCAACCAGCTGGTGCGCCTGTTCACGGTGGAAGGGGTGGATTACGAACGCCTCGAAGTGTCTTCGCCGGGTCTGGACCGGGTATTGAAGAAGGTCGCCGATTTCGAGCGCTTTGCCGGACAGAAGGCGCAGATCAAGGTGCGCGTGCCGATGGCCGGCCGCAAGAATTTTGCCGGCATGCTCGGCGGGGTGAAGGATGGTGCAGTGCAGTTGGACGTGGATGGCAGCCTGGTAGCGATCGAGCTGTCCAATATAGATAAGGCACGTTTGGTGCCGGTGTTTTAA
- a CDS encoding uracil-DNA glycosylase — MKSGLSLARSLVATLPAGKPGLFNPWAERCPHDAAGNGPEARLDRLALHLACKPEFILAGEAPGYQGCRYSGIAFTSERLLGEGAIPRIPALPGRLSNRRLPFSEPSATIVWKTLYRLGIAERTILWNAMQLHPHRADELWSNRTPTPDEIRLGEPALRLLVEAFPRAKVVAVGKKAEGLLGEMGVKVAGAVRHPANGGATEFASGLQALI, encoded by the coding sequence ATGAAATCAGGACTTTCATTGGCGCGCAGCCTGGTCGCTACCCTGCCGGCCGGCAAGCCCGGCTTGTTCAATCCATGGGCGGAGCGCTGTCCGCATGACGCCGCAGGCAACGGGCCGGAAGCCAGGCTCGATCGGCTGGCCCTGCATCTGGCGTGCAAACCCGAGTTCATCCTGGCCGGCGAAGCGCCGGGCTATCAGGGCTGCCGCTACAGCGGCATCGCCTTCACCAGCGAACGTCTGCTGGGCGAAGGGGCCATCCCGCGCATCCCGGCCTTGCCGGGACGCCTGTCGAACCGGCGTTTGCCTTTCTCCGAACCATCCGCCACCATCGTGTGGAAGACGCTTTACCGGCTTGGCATCGCAGAGCGCACCATCCTGTGGAACGCGATGCAGCTGCATCCGCATCGCGCGGATGAACTGTGGTCCAACCGCACGCCGACCCCGGACGAGATCCGGCTGGGCGAGCCTGCCTTGCGTCTGCTGGTCGAGGCGTTCCCGCGCGCAAAGGTCGTTGCGGTCGGCAAGAAGGCGGAAGGGCTGCTGGGCGAGATGGGGGTGAAGGTCGCCGGGGCGGTGCGCCATCCGGCGAACGGCGGGGCGACCGAATTCGCCAGTGGACTGCAGGCCCTGATATAG
- the truB gene encoding tRNA pseudouridine(55) synthase TruB: MDGVLLFDKPLELSSNTALQKVRRLYNAEKAGHTGTLDPLATGLLPVCFGEATKFTLSLLDADKRYRATIRLGQRTTTGDAEGEVIETRPVAVDQARAATVLARFLGEIRQLPPMHSALKHQGKPLYEYIRKGETVERELRTIFIRELTLERLQDSELEFSVLCSKGTYVRTLAEDIGEMLGCGGHLIALRRTGIGEFSLDHAYTLEQLEAMDAGSRDACLMPLDSLVQNLPPLELDEVQANRLAQGQKLGLTDAFPSGKRRLYAGGRFIGIGDLEGGRLVPGRLLSGVARAAARRDTA; the protein is encoded by the coding sequence TTGGATGGCGTCCTGTTGTTCGACAAGCCGCTGGAGCTCAGTTCCAACACCGCCCTGCAGAAGGTCCGCCGCCTTTACAACGCCGAGAAGGCCGGTCATACCGGCACGCTGGATCCGCTGGCGACGGGCTTGTTGCCGGTCTGTTTCGGCGAAGCTACCAAATTCACCCTCTCCCTTCTGGATGCCGACAAGCGTTATCGCGCGACGATCAGGCTGGGACAGCGCACGACCACCGGCGATGCTGAAGGCGAGGTGATCGAGACGCGTCCCGTCGCGGTCGATCAGGCGAGGGCGGCGACCGTGCTGGCCCGTTTCCTGGGCGAGATCCGGCAATTGCCGCCCATGCACAGCGCGCTCAAGCACCAGGGAAAACCGCTCTACGAATACATCCGCAAAGGCGAAACGGTGGAGCGCGAGCTGCGCACCATCTTCATCCGCGAACTGACGCTGGAGCGGCTGCAGGACAGCGAGCTGGAATTCAGCGTGCTGTGCAGCAAGGGTACCTATGTCCGCACTTTGGCCGAAGATATCGGCGAGATGCTGGGATGCGGCGGACATCTGATCGCCTTGCGGCGTACGGGAATCGGCGAATTCAGCCTCGACCACGCCTATACGCTGGAGCAGCTGGAGGCGATGGATGCGGGATCGCGCGACGCCTGCCTGATGCCGCTGGACAGTCTGGTGCAGAACTTACCGCCGCTGGAGCTGGACGAGGTTCAGGCCAACCGGCTGGCGCAGGGACAGAAACTCGGCTTGACGGATGCATTCCCCTCCGGAAAGCGCAGGTTATACGCCGGCGGACGGTTTATCGGCATAGGCGACCTGGAGGGGGGGAGGCTGGTGCCGGGCAGGCTGCTGTCCGGCGTGGCCAGAGCGGCAGCACGGCGCGATACAGCTTGA
- the rpsO gene encoding 30S ribosomal protein S15 — MSITAAQKSQIVTDYQRAKGDTGSPEVQVALMTARINYLTEHFKEHNKDHHSRRGLLRLVSRRRKLLDYLKSKNEDGYKELIKRLDLRK, encoded by the coding sequence ATGTCTATTACCGCCGCACAAAAATCGCAAATCGTGACTGACTACCAGCGCGCCAAGGGCGATACCGGCTCCCCGGAAGTACAAGTAGCCCTGATGACGGCTCGTATCAACTACCTGACCGAACACTTCAAAGAGCATAACAAGGACCATCACTCCCGTCGCGGCCTGTTGCGTCTGGTGAGCCGCCGCCGCAAGCTGCTGGACTACCTGAAGAGCAAGAACGAGGACGGCTACAAAGAACTGATCAAGCGTCTGGATCTGCGTAAGTAA
- the mtnA gene encoding S-methyl-5-thioribose-1-phosphate isomerase, translated as MKVETLRWFNNRLEMIDQRILPAAFEYLSYYTAHSVAEGIRSMVVRGAPAIGVAAAYGVALEALRLSNATPSLTPALSPERRGSDAAEFNKGMEEGFKVLAASRPTAVNLFWALQRMRKVWESVATQTPPRIAQRLLAEAHEILAEDIRINKAMGAHGAALLKDGARVLTHCNAGALATAGWGTALGVFRSAVEAGKKISVIADETRPFLQGARLTAWEMVQENIPVTLITDNMAGHLMAQGEVDAVVVGTDRVAANGDVANKIGTYMVAVLARRHNIPFYVACPLSTIDLSIATGKDIPIEERSEDEVKGFRDCRWAAEGVKIRNPAFDVTPAELVTGLITEKGVILQPDAQGIRKLMQV; from the coding sequence ATGATCGACCAGCGCATCCTGCCTGCCGCCTTTGAATACCTGAGCTACTACACGGCGCATTCTGTGGCCGAGGGCATCCGCAGCATGGTGGTGCGCGGTGCGCCGGCCATCGGGGTGGCGGCGGCGTATGGTGTGGCGCTGGAGGCGTTGCGGTTGTCGAATGCGACACCATCCCTCACCCCAGCCCTCTCCCCTGAGAGGCGAGGGAGTGATGCGGCGGAATTCAACAAGGGCATGGAGGAAGGCTTCAAGGTGCTGGCCGCCAGCCGCCCGACGGCGGTGAACCTGTTCTGGGCATTGCAGCGCATGCGCAAGGTGTGGGAGAGCGTCGCGACGCAAACGCCGCCGCGGATCGCGCAGCGCTTGCTGGCGGAGGCGCATGAGATACTGGCCGAGGATATCCGCATCAACAAGGCGATGGGCGCGCACGGCGCGGCCTTGCTGAAGGATGGGGCGCGGGTGCTGACGCATTGCAATGCGGGTGCGCTGGCGACGGCGGGCTGGGGCACGGCGCTGGGGGTGTTCCGCTCGGCGGTAGAGGCGGGCAAGAAAATTTCGGTGATCGCCGACGAGACGCGGCCTTTCCTGCAGGGCGCGCGGCTGACGGCATGGGAGATGGTGCAGGAGAACATCCCGGTGACGCTGATCACCGACAATATGGCCGGGCACCTGATGGCGCAGGGCGAGGTGGATGCGGTGGTGGTGGGCACGGACCGCGTGGCGGCCAATGGCGACGTGGCGAACAAGATCGGTACTTACATGGTGGCGGTGCTGGCCAGGCGGCACAACATCCCGTTCTATGTGGCGTGCCCGTTGTCGACCATCGACCTGAGCATCGCCACGGGCAAGGATATTCCTATCGAAGAACGTTCGGAGGACGAGGTGAAGGGCTTCCGCGATTGCCGTTGGGCGGCGGAGGGGGTGAAGATACGCAATCCGGCCTTCGACGTGACCCCGGCCGAGCTGGTGACCGGGCTGATCACGGAAAAGGGCGTGATCCTGCAGCCGGATGCGCAAGGCATCCGCAAGTTGATGCAGGTTTAG
- the rbfA gene encoding 30S ribosome-binding factor RbfA, which yields MAKDFARTDRIAEQIRRELAELVRLEVKDPRVRKVTLTGVEVANDHAHAKVFYTSLDGDSELLRQGLERAAGFLRSQLAHAMKLRITPQLHFVYDASIERGSHLSQLIDQAVASDKKD from the coding sequence ATGGCCAAGGATTTTGCACGCACAGACCGCATCGCCGAGCAGATCCGGCGCGAACTGGCCGAGCTGGTCCGTCTTGAAGTGAAGGATCCGCGGGTGCGCAAAGTGACCCTGACCGGCGTCGAAGTGGCCAACGACCACGCCCATGCCAAGGTGTTCTACACCTCGCTCGACGGCGACAGTGAGTTGCTGCGGCAAGGTCTGGAACGCGCCGCCGGGTTCCTGCGCAGCCAGTTGGCGCATGCCATGAAGCTGCGCATCACGCCGCAGCTGCATTTCGTCTATGACGCGTCCATCGAGCGCGGTTCCCATCTTTCCCAATTGATCGACCAAGCGGTTGCGAGTGACAAAAAAGACTGA